A single Sphingobacteriales bacterium DNA region contains:
- a CDS encoding YqcC family protein: MDMVYEQSALQIKKLEDELKRLNVWSSEPIAPEKLVNMGAFGSHTMAFTEWLQFVLIPRVQAIIDEKGQFPATSNVSVFAFREFDGWPEAEQLLKIVSDFDALFN, translated from the coding sequence ATGGATATGGTATATGAACAAAGTGCCCTGCAGATCAAAAAGCTGGAAGATGAACTAAAGCGCTTAAATGTTTGGTCATCCGAACCCATTGCACCTGAAAAGTTGGTGAACATGGGTGCATTCGGCTCTCACACCATGGCATTTACGGAGTGGCTGCAGTTTGTACTGATTCCAAGAGTACAGGCCATAATAGACGAGAAAGGTCAGTTTCCCGCCACCAGTAATGTATCTGTCTTTGCATTCCGGGAATTCGATGGCTGGCCGGAGGCGGAACAGTTGCTTAAAATAGTAAGTGATTTTGACGCGCTGTTTAATTAA
- a CDS encoding FAD-dependent oxidoreductase has product MKNWLRKKIKSKLKNYKVAVNTVDESLPVKLAVKKKAAIVGAGIAGLSAAANLAERGFEVTLFEKNAYLGGKVGSWSFESNGETLQTEHGFHAFFRQYYNLRNFMKKIDVFKHLIPIDDYVILYQDGKQQGFAGIDNTPGLNIFDLRKKGVLNFRTFINPMSMSFLKLLRYHPVKTFEKYDGVSFEQFAQQTAMPGHMRLVFNSFARAFFAEPHKMSLAELIKGFHFYFLSNDDGLIYDVLDDDFEHTFLKPVEDFILQHNGKILRNAAVEKIEYTNDRFVVNDETFDYCILSLDIKHLKPLIQKSIGLENGISLQKSISEIKCTDRYAVLRVWTDRFEENKSYPYFLFTDRLKCLDSVTFYHKMEKESMAWSNKNNGGIFELHSYSLPDDLIDDEAIQLQLLQEFYHYFPELRGMKIRHEYFQHRDDFPAFHLNQYKNRPSVKTEIPNLFFAGDWVKLPVPSMLMEAAYTSGAMAANYILTQEKLQENQLESVYGYGMLTM; this is encoded by the coding sequence ATGAAAAACTGGTTACGCAAAAAGATAAAATCCAAACTAAAGAATTACAAAGTCGCTGTCAATACGGTTGATGAGAGTTTACCGGTAAAGCTTGCTGTAAAAAAGAAAGCAGCCATTGTTGGTGCAGGAATTGCCGGACTGAGTGCTGCCGCTAATTTAGCGGAGCGCGGATTTGAAGTGACCCTGTTTGAAAAGAATGCTTATCTAGGCGGGAAAGTAGGTTCCTGGTCATTTGAAAGCAACGGAGAAACGTTGCAGACGGAACATGGCTTTCATGCCTTTTTCCGTCAGTATTATAACCTGCGGAATTTCATGAAAAAAATAGATGTCTTCAAGCATCTGATTCCTATTGACGATTATGTGATTCTGTATCAGGATGGAAAACAGCAGGGATTTGCCGGTATCGACAATACACCGGGATTAAATATTTTTGACTTGCGTAAAAAAGGGGTTTTAAACTTCCGGACATTTATTAATCCGATGTCGATGTCTTTCTTAAAATTGCTGCGCTATCATCCCGTTAAAACATTTGAAAAATATGACGGGGTAAGTTTTGAGCAGTTCGCCCAACAAACCGCCATGCCCGGGCACATGCGGTTGGTGTTTAACAGTTTCGCCAGGGCCTTCTTTGCCGAACCGCATAAAATGAGTCTGGCAGAACTGATTAAGGGATTTCATTTTTATTTTTTAAGCAACGATGACGGCCTGATTTACGACGTGCTGGACGATGATTTCGAACATACATTTTTGAAGCCGGTTGAGGACTTTATTTTACAGCATAATGGAAAAATACTTCGAAACGCAGCCGTTGAAAAAATTGAATACACAAATGATAGGTTTGTCGTGAATGATGAAACATTTGATTATTGCATTTTAAGCCTGGATATAAAACATTTAAAGCCTCTGATTCAAAAATCCATAGGTTTGGAAAATGGCATTTCCCTTCAAAAAAGCATCAGTGAAATAAAATGTACGGACCGATATGCCGTTCTTAGGGTATGGACGGATCGGTTTGAAGAGAACAAAAGCTATCCTTATTTCCTATTTACAGACAGGTTGAAATGTCTGGACAGCGTCACCTTCTATCACAAGATGGAAAAGGAATCCATGGCGTGGAGCAATAAGAATAACGGCGGGATTTTTGAACTGCACTCTTATTCATTGCCGGATGATTTAATCGATGATGAAGCCATTCAACTGCAGTTGCTGCAGGAATTCTATCATTACTTTCCGGAATTAAGAGGCATGAAAATCCGCCATGAATATTTTCAGCACCGCGATGATTTTCCGGCGTTTCATTTGAATCAATATAAAAACAGGCCTTCCGTTAAAACAGAAATACCTAATCTGTTTTTCGCCGGTGATTGGGTGAAACTGCCAGTTCCTTCGATGTTGATGGAAGCTGCCTACACCAGCGGCGCCATGGCTGCAAATTATATTCTCACTCAAGAAAAACTTCAGGAGAATCAGTTGGAGAGTGTATATGGATATGGTATGTTGACGATGTGA